The Azospirillum brasilense sequence GTAGAGATGACGTCCGATCCACTCCGGCGTTTCCAGCTCCATCCCGTTCCGCTCCGCGCAGACGCGCAGACAACCGTATTGGAGGAGCTGGTTGCCGAACCGCCCGGCGTGGCCGAGCGTGGACACCGACAGGCGCCGCTTGCCCGACGCGCGGCGCGGCGGCGGAGCGTCGCCCACGGCCCGGCGCAGCAGCAGCAGCGCCCGGCGGGAGAAGCCCGTGCCGAGGCCCGGTGCCGCGGCGATCGCCCGGTCGTAGAGGGCCAGCGCCTCGCCGTCCGCCCCCTGCGCCTCGCGGACCGCGCCGGCCAGAAGCAGGCCGGTGGGAAGGCCAGGGGAGAGCCGCAGCGCCCAACGCGCGCAGCGGCTGGCCCACGCCGCATCGCCCCGCCGCAGCGCGGCGCGGCCGAGCGCCACCCAGGAGTCACCGTCGTCCGGGCGCGCGGCCAGCGCCCGATGCAGCAGAGCCGCCGCTCGCTCCGCCGATCCGGCGCGCTCGCACAGCCGGCCACGCTCGGCCAGCGCCGCCGCGTCGCCGGGACGCAGCCGGCCGGCGCGGTCCAGCGACCGGTCCGCCGTTTCCAGGGCGTGCAACGCGTCGAGCGCCGCGCCGAGGGCAAGGTGCAGCTCCGCCGAGGCGGGGTCGAGCGCCAGCCCGCGCCGCGCCGCCGCCAACGCCGCGCGCGGCTTCTCGGCCATCTGCTGGGCGGCGGCAAGCCGGACCAGCAGTCCGGTGTCGGCGGGTGCCGCCAGCGCGGCGCGGCGCCCCGCGGAGACCGACGCGCCGCGCTGCCCCAGGTCGCTCAGCAGCAGGCACAGGCTCGCCCAACAACCGCCTTGCGCGGGGTCCAGGGCCAGCGCCGGACGAAGCGCGGAAATGGCCCGTTCCGTCTGGCCGAGCGTCTGCCGCACCTCCGCCTCCACCATCCGGGCGCGCAGCAGCGTCGGGTCGAGCCGGGCGGCGATCCCGGCCAGCCGAGCGGCCTCCTGCAACCGTCCGAGCCCCTTGGCGGCCATCGCCGCGTCGAAGGCAGCGGACAGATTTTGCGGATCGAGGGCCAGCGACTGCGTGTAGAGCGCCGCGGCGGAGGCCAGGGCGCCGGAATCGAAGGCGGTCTCGGCCAGGACGCGGAGCGCCGGGGCCAGCCGCTCCGCCGCCTCCCCATGATCCGGCCGCAGGCGCAGCGTGGCGAGCCAGCTCGCCACCGCGTCCGCGGTCCGTCCGAGCGCGTCCTGAACCTTGCCGCGGTTGAGGTGATAGGTCGGCGATGCCGGATCACCCGCCACGGCGGCGTCGAGATGGACGAGCGCCACCGCGGCCCGCCCGGTCTGGGCGAGCAACAGCCCCATCAGATGGCTGGCGTCGGGATGGCCGGGAACCGCCTCCAGAATACGGCCATAGAGGGTTTCCGCCTCCGTCACCCGCCCGGCGATGTGATGGTCGAGCGCGATGGACAGGGCTTCGGAGACGGTGGCCATGGGCCGGGGCAATCCGCGTGGGGCCGCTTCGGGATGGCGCCACAGTGGCCGGGCCACCCCCGGACTGTCAACCGCCGGACTGTCAACCGCCGGACTTGGCCTTCGCGGCCGGGAACACCCTCGCGCGCAGGAAATCCACCAGCGCCCGCACCTTCGGCGAGGGGTGCTTGCTCGCCGGCCACAGCACATGGAAAACGCCGGTGCGCTCCACGTGATCGGCCAGGACCGGCTCCAGCCGGCCGTCGGCCAACGGCTCGCGGATGGCGAAGTCCGGAAGGTAGGCGATCCCCAGCCCCTGCAGCGCGAAGCACACGCGCGTCTCGATGTTGTTGCAGATCATCGAGGTCGGCAATTGCAGTTCGGGCTCGCCGGGCGCCTGCCGAAGCGCCCAGGTTTCCAGCTTGCCGCTGTTGGGAAAGCGGTAGTGCAGGCAGGCGTGCTGCCGCAGATCGGCCGGCGTTCGCGGCATACCCCGCCGCGCCAGATAGTCCGGCGAGGCGACCAGCAACAAACGGAAGCTCCCCAGCCGGCGCGCCGACAGCCGTGAATCGGCCGGCTCGCCCGTGCGCACCACGGCATCGAAGCCCTCCTCGATCACGTCGACCATGCGGTCGGTGAAGTCCAGGTCCAGTTCGATCTCGGGATAGGCGCGCATGAACTCGCCGAGCACCGGCAGGACCAGCGAGCTGACCAGCGGCAGGCTGACGCGCAGGCGCCCGCGCGGCACGGCGGAGGCCTGTGACAGCTCCAGCTCCGCCGCCTCGATCTCGGCCAGGATGCGGCGGCTGCGCTCCAGGAACAGCGCGCCCTCGGCGGTCAGCGTGACGCTGCGCGTGCTGCGGTGGAACAGGCGCACGCCCAGCTTATCCTCCAGCCGCGCCACGCTCTTGCCAACGGCCGAGGCCGACACGCCGAGCAACCGGCCGGCGGCGACGAAGCTGCGCGTCTCGGCAACCTGCACGAACACCACGAAGCCGTTCAGGCTGTCCATCCAGCGCCTCCATTGCGGACATCCAGCTCCGCATAATCAGGAACTGCACCCGGCTTTTTCTTTAATAGCAGGATTTTTATCGTCACGGCATCGCCCATTGAAACGAGCCGCGTGCCATGACCCATCCGCCCTTTGTCCTCCGCCAAGGCGTTCCGCCGGCGACCCTCCGTGAGCGCGTCCACGGCGCCGTCCAGCGGGCGCTCGACGAGCAGCGGCTTGTCGGCGCCGTCGTCCTGGTGGCGCGGGACGGCGCGCTGGTCCACCGGCAGGCCGCCGGCTTCGCCGACCGCGAAAGCGCGCGGCCGATGGCCGTGGAGACGGTCTTCCGTCTGGCCTCGGTCAGCAAGCCCATCGTCTCCACCGCGGCGCTGGCTCTGGTGGCGCAAGGCCGGCTCGACCTCGACGCGGGCATCGCGCGCTGGCTGCCCCGGTTCCAGCCCCGGCTGGCCGATGGCCGACCGGCGCGCATCACGGCGCGGCAGCTGCTCAGCCACACGGCCGGTCTCGGCTACCGCTTCTTCGAGGCCGACGCGGACGGCCCCTATGCGCGGGCCGGCGTGTCGGACGGCATGGACGCGTCCGGCATCAGCCTGGACGAGAACCTGCGCCGTCTCGCCGGCGTGCCGCTGCTTTACGAACCGGGGACGGGCTGGGGCTACTCACTGGCGACCGACGTGCTGGGCGCGCTGGTCGCGCGGGTGCACGGCACGACGCTGGCCGAGGCGGTGCGCCGGCTGGTGACCGGCCCGCTGGGCATGGCGGACACCGGCTTCACCGCCCGTGATCCCCGGCGCGTGGCGACCGCCTATGTGGGCGATACGCCGCGGCCGCATCGGCTGGCCGAGGGCGAGACGGTTTCTCCCTTCGAGGGCGCCGTCGGCATCGCCTACAGCCCTGCGCGCATCTTCGATCCGCAGGCATTTCCGTCGGGCGGCGCGGGCATGGCGGGGACGGCGGAGGATCTGCTGCGCTTGCTGGAAACCCTGCGGCAGGGCGGCGGCGCCCTCCTGCCCGGCGACCTGATCGCGGAGATGGCCCGGGACCAGACGGG is a genomic window containing:
- a CDS encoding LysR family transcriptional regulator, yielding MDSLNGFVVFVQVAETRSFVAAGRLLGVSASAVGKSVARLEDKLGVRLFHRSTRSVTLTAEGALFLERSRRILAEIEAAELELSQASAVPRGRLRVSLPLVSSLVLPVLGEFMRAYPEIELDLDFTDRMVDVIEEGFDAVVRTGEPADSRLSARRLGSFRLLLVASPDYLARRGMPRTPADLRQHACLHYRFPNSGKLETWALRQAPGEPELQLPTSMICNNIETRVCFALQGLGIAYLPDFAIREPLADGRLEPVLADHVERTGVFHVLWPASKHPSPKVRALVDFLRARVFPAAKAKSGG
- a CDS encoding tetratricopeptide repeat protein, translated to MATVSEALSIALDHHIAGRVTEAETLYGRILEAVPGHPDASHLMGLLLAQTGRAAVALVHLDAAVAGDPASPTYHLNRGKVQDALGRTADAVASWLATLRLRPDHGEAAERLAPALRVLAETAFDSGALASAAALYTQSLALDPQNLSAAFDAAMAAKGLGRLQEAARLAGIAARLDPTLLRARMVEAEVRQTLGQTERAISALRPALALDPAQGGCWASLCLLLSDLGQRGASVSAGRRAALAAPADTGLLVRLAAAQQMAEKPRAALAAARRGLALDPASAELHLALGAALDALHALETADRSLDRAGRLRPGDAAALAERGRLCERAGSAERAAALLHRALAARPDDGDSWVALGRAALRRGDAAWASRCARWALRLSPGLPTGLLLAGAVREAQGADGEALALYDRAIAAAPGLGTGFSRRALLLLRRAVGDAPPPRRASGKRRLSVSTLGHAGRFGNQLLQYGCLRVCAERNGMELETPEWIGRHLYGLDDPLHGPPLPGLHEEDCGVPALLDGRALTGAGGHDVVGYFCGDTAPLAQHRERFRAFFTPVGTVAERATAALDGVRARGRTLVAIHLRRGDFGLNDRFWIAPEGWYLDWLADLWTTLDRPVLYLATDAPELADRFARYRPLLAGDLGAPLPGAEFFTDHWILSRADHVAVSNSSFSVTAAMLNPALRAALRPDRERARLVPFDPWNGPVLLP
- a CDS encoding serine hydrolase domain-containing protein, which gives rise to MTHPPFVLRQGVPPATLRERVHGAVQRALDEQRLVGAVVLVARDGALVHRQAAGFADRESARPMAVETVFRLASVSKPIVSTAALALVAQGRLDLDAGIARWLPRFQPRLADGRPARITARQLLSHTAGLGYRFFEADADGPYARAGVSDGMDASGISLDENLRRLAGVPLLYEPGTGWGYSLATDVLGALVARVHGTTLAEAVRRLVTGPLGMADTGFTARDPRRVATAYVGDTPRPHRLAEGETVSPFEGAVGIAYSPARIFDPQAFPSGGAGMAGTAEDLLRLLETLRQGGGALLPGDLIAEMARDQTGGRNLPNAPGFGFGLGFSVLRDPASAASPESEGTWRWGGAYGHSWFVDRARGLSVVAFTNTLYEGMSGRFVTDLRDAVYGALEARP